Proteins from a single region of Nerophis ophidion isolate RoL-2023_Sa linkage group LG10, RoL_Noph_v1.0, whole genome shotgun sequence:
- the lrtm2a gene encoding leucine-rich repeat and transmembrane domain-containing protein 2 isoform X1, which yields MAPHRHSPGGLGPYRPAFLCLLVALFQPAILCPAPCACPSEGLLVDCGGRGLTSLPPLHLLPPGSRFLSLANNKLTSLGPSALVNLSSLEELDLSNNYLDNLPAGLFRDMINLTKLTLHNNSVTVMDRDLFQVSSTTVRFSPVGRKSRDDYRKKCSGCVLQGLGSLQSLDLSLNGLASVPLGLLDELQSLRWLSLAGNRLRGLERAAFEPLSHLQHLELGHNPWECDCNLRDFKHWMEWLLYRGGKVDAMECTLPKDLRGRDIRGVPVEMFDYCLQLDDENGGGGGGSPCSRRTLNPSSVPPLSSSDDSSTNSGGGGEAPADCVRARYRPVSVRRAIGTVVIAGVVCGIVCIMMVVAAAYGCIYASLMAKYQRELKKRQPLMGDGEGDGDDREEKQISSVA from the exons ATGGCCCCCCACAGACACTCACCCGGGGGCTTGGGGCCGTACAGACCCG CTTTCCTCTGCCTGCTGGTGGCGCTATTCCAGCCAGCCATCCTCTGCCCTGCCCCCTGCGCCTGCCCCTCAGAAGGCCTGCTGGTGGACTGTGGGGGTCGAGGCCTCACCTCTCTGCCTCCTTTGCACCTCCTGCCTCCCGGGAGTCGTTTCCTCTCGCTGGCCAACAACAAGCTAACCTCACTGGGACCTTCCGCCCTCGTTAACCTCTCTTCTCTGGAG GAGCTTGACCTCTCTAACAATTACCTTGATAATTTGCCGGCCGGATTATTCCGAGACATGATCAATCTGACCAAGCTGACCCTGCACAACAACTCTGTGACAGTAATGGACAGGGATCTCTTTCAGGTGAGTAGTACTACAGTGCGTTTTTCTCCAGTGGGACGTAAAAGTAGAGATGACTACAGAAAGAAATGTTCTGGGTGTGTTCTACAGGGTTTGGGGAGTCTGCAGAGTCTAGATCTATCACTAAATGGCCTGGCGTCTGTTCCTTTGGGGCTCCTGGATGAGCTGCAAAGTCTCAG GTGGTTGTCCCTGGCTGGAAACAGACTTCGGGGTTTGGAGAGGGCAGCGTTCGAGCCCCTGTCCCACCTCCAACACCTAGAACTGGGACACAATCCCTGGGAATGCGATTGCAACCTGCGAGATTTCAAACACTGGATGGAGTGGCTATTGTACCGAG GCGGCAAGGTGGACGCAATGGAGTGCACGCTACCCAAAGATCTACGGGGGCGAGACATCCGTGGCGTTCCCGTTGAAATGTTTGACTACTGCCTCCAGCTTGACGATGagaatggaggaggaggaggtggttcTCCCTGCAGCAGGAGAACCCTTAACCCCAGCAGTGTGCCACCACTTTCTAGTAGTGATGACTCCTCTACAAATTCAGGAGGTGGTGGAGAGGCCCCTGCAGATTGCGTGCGCGCCCGCTATCGGCCGGTGAGCGTGCGGCGTGCCATCGGCACCGTAGTGATTGCCGGCGTTGTGTGTGGCATTGTCTGCATCATGATGGTGGTGGCTGCTGCGTACGGGTGCATCTATGCCTCGCTCATGGCCAAATACCAGAGGGAGCTGAAGAAGAGGCAGCCGCTCATGGGGGA
- the lrtm2a gene encoding leucine-rich repeat and transmembrane domain-containing protein 2 isoform X2: MAPHRHSPGGLGPYRPAFLCLLVALFQPAILCPAPCACPSEGLLVDCGGRGLTSLPPLHLLPPGSRFLSLANNKLTSLGPSALVNLSSLEELDLSNNYLDNLPAGLFRDMINLTKLTLHNNSVTVMDRDLFQGLGSLQSLDLSLNGLASVPLGLLDELQSLRWLSLAGNRLRGLERAAFEPLSHLQHLELGHNPWECDCNLRDFKHWMEWLLYRGGKVDAMECTLPKDLRGRDIRGVPVEMFDYCLQLDDENGGGGGGSPCSRRTLNPSSVPPLSSSDDSSTNSGGGGEAPADCVRARYRPVSVRRAIGTVVIAGVVCGIVCIMMVVAAAYGCIYASLMAKYQRELKKRQPLMGDGEGDGDDREEKQISSVA; the protein is encoded by the exons ATGGCCCCCCACAGACACTCACCCGGGGGCTTGGGGCCGTACAGACCCG CTTTCCTCTGCCTGCTGGTGGCGCTATTCCAGCCAGCCATCCTCTGCCCTGCCCCCTGCGCCTGCCCCTCAGAAGGCCTGCTGGTGGACTGTGGGGGTCGAGGCCTCACCTCTCTGCCTCCTTTGCACCTCCTGCCTCCCGGGAGTCGTTTCCTCTCGCTGGCCAACAACAAGCTAACCTCACTGGGACCTTCCGCCCTCGTTAACCTCTCTTCTCTGGAG GAGCTTGACCTCTCTAACAATTACCTTGATAATTTGCCGGCCGGATTATTCCGAGACATGATCAATCTGACCAAGCTGACCCTGCACAACAACTCTGTGACAGTAATGGACAGGGATCTCTTTCAG GGTTTGGGGAGTCTGCAGAGTCTAGATCTATCACTAAATGGCCTGGCGTCTGTTCCTTTGGGGCTCCTGGATGAGCTGCAAAGTCTCAG GTGGTTGTCCCTGGCTGGAAACAGACTTCGGGGTTTGGAGAGGGCAGCGTTCGAGCCCCTGTCCCACCTCCAACACCTAGAACTGGGACACAATCCCTGGGAATGCGATTGCAACCTGCGAGATTTCAAACACTGGATGGAGTGGCTATTGTACCGAG GCGGCAAGGTGGACGCAATGGAGTGCACGCTACCCAAAGATCTACGGGGGCGAGACATCCGTGGCGTTCCCGTTGAAATGTTTGACTACTGCCTCCAGCTTGACGATGagaatggaggaggaggaggtggttcTCCCTGCAGCAGGAGAACCCTTAACCCCAGCAGTGTGCCACCACTTTCTAGTAGTGATGACTCCTCTACAAATTCAGGAGGTGGTGGAGAGGCCCCTGCAGATTGCGTGCGCGCCCGCTATCGGCCGGTGAGCGTGCGGCGTGCCATCGGCACCGTAGTGATTGCCGGCGTTGTGTGTGGCATTGTCTGCATCATGATGGTGGTGGCTGCTGCGTACGGGTGCATCTATGCCTCGCTCATGGCCAAATACCAGAGGGAGCTGAAGAAGAGGCAGCCGCTCATGGGGGA